AGTATTTTCCACAAGGTAAACTTGCACTCGTAGGTATTAACGAAGCCGCTGATAATGCTGCTTTGGTGATTGCGTCTGCGAGAGAAAAAGGTCATACCGTCATTCATATCCGTCATGAAATGCCTGCTGACGCACCGCTCTTTACGCCTGGTAGCGATGGTGTAGCAATCAATGAAAAGGTAAAACCTGTAGAGGGTGAAGCCGTCGTTGTGAAGCATTACCCTAATTCATTCCGTGAGACCAATCTGAAAGAGTTATTAGATCAACAAGGTATCAAAGAAGTGACTGTGATTGGCGCCATGAGCCATATGTGTGTTGATGCAACGGTTCGTGCGGCAGTAGACTTTGGTTATACAACCACTACGGTTCATGATGCCTGTGCCACGCTTGATCTTGAATTTAATGGTACGAAAGTACCTGCTGCTCAGGCTCAGGCCACTATCATGGCCGCGATTGAGTTTCTATATGGCGAAGTGATTGATACTCAAACGTGGATTGCCCGTTAATCCAGAGTTGTTAATCAAATCATGATTTAGTCATGAAATAGACTTTTAAACCCTATTCCCATTAAGAAGAATTTCCTCAATAAGGTAACTATTATGAATATCGCAAAATCACTGACCGGCACCACACTGTTAAGTGGCGTCATGTTGTTAACGGCATGTACCACCTTTGCCAGTCCAGCAGCAAATTCTAACGCGGTAAAACAGACAGCTACCAATACCGTTCAATTTCAGCAAATCCGTAATGCCACGATCAAGCTTGATTATTCTGGCACCACGTTTTTAGTGGATCCGATGCTAGCAGCTAAAAACGCTTATCCAGGGTTTGATGGCACAGTAAATAGCCAAATACGCTATCCAATGGTGGATTTGCCGATGACTGTTGCCGAAGCGCTTAAGGCGGATGCCATTATCTTGACGCATCTTCATGCTGACCATTGGGATGATGCCGCACGCAACCTCGTGCCTCGTGACATGCCAATTTTCACCCAAGATGCAGCCGATGCGGCAATCGTACGTAAAGATGGTTTTACTGATGTTAGAGTATTAACCGAGCAAGGCGTTGTGTTTAAAGGCACTAAAATCAATAAAACCATCGGACAGCATGGCACTGATGAGATGTACAAAGTGGCACCATTAGCTGAACTACTGGGCAAAACGATGGGGATTGTATTCCGGAAACCAAACTATAAGACGGTCTATGTAGTAGGGGATACCGTTTGGAATAAAGACGTAGAGAATGCACTCACTCGCTATAATCCTGATGCCGTCATCCTGAATACAGGCTATGCCAAGCTGACTACCTTTGTGGATGACTCTATCATCATGGGTAAAGACGATGTATACCGTGCGTATAGATTCTCTCCTAACGCGCAGATTGTTAGCGTGCACATGGATACGGTGAATCATGCCACCCTCACCAAGGCAGAGCTGCGCCGCTTTATCGAAGAAAAGCACTTAGACAAGCAGCGTGCACTTGTCCCTAATGATGGTCAAACCTATAAATTTTAGTGCTTGATGGTTGGGTCTTTAAATCTTCCCTGTGTGGCAATACCCAAAGTGTGTTGCCATACATCATCAATACGGTATAACTGAGATCGTTTATGAATATGCCAAATCATTCAGGCAACACCCCTTTCGTTCTTTCGGTGCTCGACAACGCCTTCACCAGCGTTGGTCACACGGTAGAGGACACCTTTAAAGAGATGATCGCGCTTGCGAAATTGGCTGACAAAAGAGGCTTTCAGCGGTTTTGGATGTTTGAACATCATGCCATGCCTGGTGCTTCGGTGCCTTCACCGCAGATGATGGTGGCTCGGCTTACTGGGGAAACTGAGCGAATTAGACTTGGTGCAGGCGGCATCATGCTACCGAATCATGTGCCTTTGGTCATCGCTGAACAATTTGGTATGCTTGATGCGATGGCACCAGGACGAATTGATCTTGGTTTGGGACGGGCACCGGGTACGGATGTCGCAACCGCTTCAGCTTTGCGTCGGCATAAGGCAGCAAACGATGAATTTCCTCAGCAAGTTGCAGAATTGTTGGGCTTTTTAGAAAACAGCTTTCCAAAAGACCATCCTTATAGTGAGGTTCATGCGGTGCCAGGTCCGTGGCAAGCTGAGCAAAACCGAGTGCCACCATCAAAGACCGCTGCTGATGTTTGGATCCTGGGGTCATCGACCTATTCAGCACATATGGCAGCAAAACTTGGCAGACCTTATGCCTTCGCTTTGCAGTTTGGCAGTGCTGATGTTTTAAATGCGATGCGCATTTACCGAGAGAATTTCCGCCCATCACAATTTCTAGCTAAGCCATACTGCTTAGTCAGCATTGGCGCGATTGCAGATGAAGATCCTGTAGAAGCACGCCGCCAGTCGACTTCGTCTGCCATGGCGATGTTGAGAATGCTCCAGCGCAAGCCTTTTGCTTTACTGCCTCCTGATGAAGTGGCGGCCTTTCAAGGCAATATGCAAGAGCGCCAGATTATTGAGCAATATACCGATCAAATCATTCATGGTACTGCTGATGAGGTAGCAAAAGGTTTAGAGGATCTTCAGGAGCAGACAGGTGTCGACGAGGTCATGTTGGTTGTTCAAGGTTATTCGCGCCGCGCCCAATCGCGCACTGTTGAGCTAATCGCAGATCACTATGGTATGCCAAATCACTAGATCCTGTTGAGACTAGCAATATTCAAAGCTTAGCAAAGAGCTTAATGCCTAACTATTAGGCTTGATTGGGCTCGTAAGCTACCCAAATGCATTGCACCGATGTAATAACAGCAACATTCAAAAGACACCGATTCTCATCCAAATAGTAGCCCCTGTGTAGATAATGGCTTTTGAAGAAGTAGCGCATACAAGTGCGGTTAGCAACCAAGATAAGCCGTGATATAATGCCCCGATAATTGATATTTTATGAAAGGTTTACATTATGGCTCGTACAGCTAGCGCATTACACATTTTAGTAAAACACAAAGAACAGGCTGAAGACATTATTGCCAAGCTTCAAAAAGGCGCTAAGTTCGATGTGCTAGCGAAACGACATTCAACCTGCCCATCAGGTAAAAAAGGCGGCAGCTTGGGTGAGTTTCAACAAGGCGACATGGTACCGCCATTTGATAAAATCTGCTTTAGCGGCAAACTCTTCACCCCACATTTGGTAAAAACCAAATTTGGCTGGCATGTGGTCAAAGTACTTTACAGGACATAAGTGTTAAAGGCGGAGATTTAATGATAAGCCAACTGACATATGCCTTAAACATTATCCTGACTCATACAGGACCTAACATCATGGCAATCACGATTTTTGAGTTGAAGACACTTTAGTTCCCATAAAAGTGATGATGATAGACAGTTATAAATAGGTTTTGATCATAATAAAGCGTTAAGAACAAAAGGCTGCTACTGCCCTCTCCTCTTTTGTATCAACATTAATAATTTTTAAGGCATTAAAAAAGGACGCCTAAGCATCCTTTTCTCAATGAGTTTTTAAAAATTCTAATGATGCTCACCAGGAAGTATTCTGGCAAAGGCACGCTGAGCAAGGTTTGGCTTCTTATCGGTAGTCAGTCCAGCGCGGGTGCTTGGAAAAATACGATAACCCATCGACTGAATACCAACGTTGATTGCTGGTGCCAGTGAATAAGTAGCTGACGCAAATTTACCCATGTTGCTGGCAATACTGTTTGGTTTATGGACAATCGCTTTGGCAACCATTATCGCGGCTTCATCAGGCATTAACGCAGGCATGTAGCGGTACAACTTAGTAGGCTCAATCATAGGCGTACGCACCAATGGCATAAAAATATTGGTGATCGTCACATTATCGCCTTTCACTTCAGCAGCTAAGCAGCGGCTAAAAGCATCCAATGCCGATTTTGAGGCAACATAAGCGGCAAAACGCGGACTGTTTGCCAATACGCCAATAGAGGAGATATTCACAATTTGACCAGTCTGACGTTCAATCATCGTCGGCAAAAACCCAAGAACTATTTTGACCGCGCCAAAGTAATTGATATCCATAGTACGCTCAAAATCATGGAAACGATCAATAGACTCGTGAACCGAACGCCGAATTGAACGACCAGCGTTATTGACCAAGACATCAACATGTCCGAAATCTGCCAAAATTTGCGTGCTAACTTTTTCGATATCATCCATATTGGTCAAATCACAAGGGTAATAACTGGCATTGCCACCAAGCTCCTCGATACTTTCTTTAACGGCTTTTAGTTTGTCTTCGGTACGTGCTAATAAGATAACATGCGCACCGCATTCACTAAGTAAATACGCTGTACGCTCACCAATACCGCTTGATGCCCCTGTGATAATGATATGCTTATCTTTGACCGCTTTGTTGATTGCTTTTTTTGAGGGATTGGCCATAAAAAATCCTTTTTGTTGTTTCTATGCCTATGAATGTTCGATTACAGCATAGCAAAAAATTATGGCTTAAAGTGAACAAAACCGCCGTCTCAGCCAGATAATTTGCCGATCATAAGGATCGATAAACGTATAATCGCAGTATTTTTCAGACTTACGCTTTTCACCGAGCATCGATAAGGAGTATCTATTTTGATTGCAACTCTAGCTCATTACATTGATTTAATTGCTAAGATAGTCGAGGTCATTGGCGTACTTATTATGTTTTTTGGATTGTTTTTTGCTTTTTATCGAGGGATTCGCCTAACCAGTGGGTTTAACCATGAGACCTATATCGAAATCAGACAAACCGTCGGTAAATCTATTTTGTTAGGATTAGAAGTCCTCATCGCCGCTGATATTATGGCGACTGTCGTCACAGAACCGACGTTACGCAGCGTCCTAGTACTAGGTTTTATCGTACTCATTCGGACTTTTTTGAGCTTGTCACTACAAGTAGAATTAGAAGGCAAATTTCCTTGGCAAAAAGAAAATACAGTGTTCAAAAAAGAACCACATACCGCTAAAGTGGACGAGCTTTAAAGCTTTTTTATTATTTAACAGACGCTTAGCATGAACCCTCTGCTCACTTACTATTCGTGCGCCTGCAAAAAATCTTCGACCACGCGAAACTGTCCAGCGGTACTTTCTTCGCCATACATCGCTTGGCGAAAAGCATTAGAGTTTGGAATGCCCGTGGTATACCAAGCGATATGCTTGCGAGCGATACGGCAGCCAGAGTACTCACCATAAAAGTCATATAGCTCTTCTAAGTGTGCCAATACAATCTCTTTTATCTGGCTTACGCTAGGTGCATCGAGGTGCTCGCCAGTGCGTAAGAAATGCTCGATGTCACGGAATATCCACGGTTGCCCTTGAGCAGCACGCCCTATCATCACCGCGTCACAGCCTGTCAATTCATAGACACGCTGAGCTTTTTGCGCACTATCGATATCGCCATTGGCAATCACAGGGATACTGATGCTTTCTTTGACCTCACGTATCAGCTCATAACGTGCCTCGCCGGTATACATATCTTCGCGCGTGCGTCCATGAATAGCAATCGCCGCAATACCTGCTTGCTCAGCGCGCTTCGCCACACGTAAGATATTTTCACGACCATTCTCATAACCCAATCGCGTTTTTAAAGTCACGGGGGCATTTACGCTATTTACCGCCGCATCTAACAAGCGTGCGACCAAATCTTCGTCTTGCAATAACGCAGAACCTGCCAGTCTACGGCAGACTTTTTTGGCAGGGCAGCCCATATTGATATCAATAATTTGCGCGCCATTATCAATCTGATAGCGTGCCGCTTCTGCTAATTTATCAGGCTCAGCCCCTGCAATTTGCGCTGAAATAGGCGCAATTTCATTGTCAAAATTGGCACGATACAAGGACTTTTTGCGCGCGTAAAGCGCCGTATCAGCGATAATCATTTCACTCACTGCATGACCGGCACCAAAGGATTTACACAATCGCCGAAAAGGATTGTCCGTCACGCCAGCCATAGGAGCAACCATGAGGCGGTTTTCAATCGTCAAGCCGCCGATATTCAATGGCTGTAATAATGGATGGTCAGATACGGGCAAAGACGACGGTAAATCAGGGGAATCAGTAGACATAAAAAACGGCTTGCCATTAATTAAAATAAGATAATAAAAACAAGCCGTTATTCTAAGGAATCGTACGCATAATGCAAGCTATTAACATGAATAACTTGCATTAAGAAACACGACTCTTTCAACAGTGCACCCTTACTTATCAAACACACTGCCCTGCTCTAGTGTGATGTCATCATCATGCTCCTGCATACGCCACGGCAAACTATCTGGCGACACATTTAAGAAGTGTAGATATTTTTCGAACTGATCAATAATATCGTTAATCACCGACTCTGATTGATAGCCATATAAATCATAGGTTTGACCACCACGGCGCAAATACACCTCAGCACGATGATGGTGCTCTTGTAATAATTCATTGGCCATATCTTCCGTATAATAGTCAGGAATTTCATGCTCTGACAAACGAACTTCATACCAGAATTCTACATTATCACCGCGTCTTAATTCCAATACAGCACGGTTATTGACCTCATCATAATTTACATCAGGCAACCAGCCTGTTTCGGCAAACTTCTCTGCCACCTCATGCATCGATGATAAAACCGTACCTTTGATATAACCCAGCACTTTATCTCGCGTTGGTTGATTGGTGATATAGTCAATACGATCACGCCATGCGTCAAGCTTAAGTAGATGCGGCGGCAAATGATTGTCATTGGCTAGGCTTTGATTGCGATGTCCTTCAATACGTAGCGCGCGCCACATACCAAATGTCGAAATCAATATAATGATTGCAAACGGCAAAGCACTAACGATAGCCGCTGTTTGTAGTGCACTTAGACCGCCTGCGATAAGTAGAACCGCCGCGACCGCCCCCTCGGTGACCACCCAAAACGAGCGCTGCCACCAAGGCGTATCACTACGTCCACCTGCGGCGAGCGAGTCAATCACTAATGACCCTGAGTCCGATGACGTGACAAAAAAGGTAATAATTAACAGTACTGTCAATGATGAGACAATCTGCGTAAATGGTAAATTCTCTAGCAATTTAAATAAGGCAATCGCTTGGTTGTTTTGCACTTCGCTAATCAGCGCGTCGTAACCATCGACCATAATCATATGTAGTGCCGTATCGCCAAACACCGAAAACCAAAAGAAGGTAAATAGCGTTGGCACTAACATGACGCCCAATACAAACTCACGAATGGTGCGACCGCGACTGATTTTGGCAATGAACAGACCCACAAAAGGCGCCCAAGCAATCGTCCATGCAAAAATAAATAGTGTCCAACTACCGATCCAATCACTCGATTGATACGCTTGCAAGCTAAAAGTACGCTCAACGATATTGCCCAGATAGCTGCCCGTGTTTTCCATGAAAGCATTGAGAATAAAGATCGACGGACCAACGATAAAGACAAATAGCATGAGTGCCGTTGCCAATACCATATTTAAGATAGACAAGCGCTTGACGCCTTTGTCCATACCTGCCAACACGGACACCAAGGCAGCTGCTGTTACTAAAGCAATGATAATAACCTGCACGGTCGTATTAACTGGCACCATCTCTGGTAGCAAATAATTTAGTCCTGCATTAATTTGCGCCACCGATAGACCCAAACTGGTGGCGATACCAAACATCGTACCCACGATCGCAAACACATCAACAGTATGTCCGATAGGGCCATAGATTTTGTCACCGATTAATGGATATAGCGTTGAGCGTACCGACAATGGCAAGCCATGACGAAAAGAGAAATACGCCAGCGACAAACCTACTACACCATAAATCGCCCAAATATGAAAACCCCAATGAAAATAGGCAATTTGCATGGCTTCTTTAGCAGCTTCAATCGTCTGCGGCGTGGAAAGTGGCGGACTGGCAAAATGCAATACGGGCTCTGCTACGCCATAAAACAATAGCGCGATACCGTAGCCTGCGGAAAAAAGCATGGCAAACCATTCCAGAAACTTATACTCAGCCTCCGCATGGTCAGGGCCCAATTTAATACTGCCATAAGGCGAAAATGCCAAGGCGATGATAAACATCAAAAATATGGCGACTGCCAACATATAAAACCAGCCGAAAGTGTCAGTCGTAAATGCCAAAACTTTGCTGAACAGCTCGCCAGCAGCGTCAGGGTTGATGGCTGTGCCGATCACCAATAACAGCATAATCGCTGCTGCCGGTACAAAAACTGGCAACAAAATAGTGGAGCGAGGTAATTTACTCATAGAAAGTGATATCCCCAAAAAGTAGCAATGAAAAATAATCTTCGATATCAAGATTAATAATCAGAAGGAGCAGTGCCTTTTTTATAAAAAGTGACTCACAAAGGCGAAAATGCATCAGTTATTATTAAATAAATACAATTTTTATCACACTATTTGCAAAAACCCCAGACAAGCACCCAACTTGTAACATGACTTTAACGATTGTTACATGACTATTACCAAGTAATAAAAAAGGCCGCTTGTTAGCGACCTTTTTATTTTATTCTGGAACAATTTACGTTTTGCTTGTTAATTCGATAAACATCTCTTTTTTTTTATTATTAAACAGTAATGGCAGCAGCAAGTTGCTTTGCCGTTTCAGCCAGTTCTGTGTGAGCAGCTTGGGTCACTGCATGTCGACCGAGCTCATGAATACTCGATGGAATGAGATGCACGTGATAATGAAAAACGGTTTGACCCGCCTCGCTACCATTTAATTGCATCTGAATAATACCTTCACGCGCAAATACTTGACGCTGTGCTTGCATGACTTTTTTAGCGGTCATTAACACCGCGGCGGCATACTCTGGTTCAAGGTCCGCCAAATCAACGGCTTTTTGCTTAGGAATCACCAGCACATGCCCCTCTGCTTGTGGCATGATATCCATAAAGGCAAGGGTTTTATCATCTTCATAGACTTTGTGATATGGGATGTCACCGTTTAGCATTTTGGCAAAGATATTGTTATCGTCATACGCGGCTTGCTCATTGGCTTGGGTCATTGTTTTTTCCTTTACTTGTTTGATTATTGGTTGCTCGACAGCTTTTAGAAGGGATGGAATAGCCTGTAATATAGTGGACGAAATGTCGTTTAAGCACAAGTTGCGATAGCACTCGTTATTGAAAATTAGCGATACATAAGCTAATCACGATAGCTCACCAATTTGGTTGGCGAGTCAGGCGCTTTAAATGTTATATTAACCCTCTACTTTAACAACGCTACGTTTATGGATTCGTCTACTTTGCCGACTCAATCAAATATGAGTAACATTTACACAGAACCTGCTCAAGCAGCGCAAACGTCTGTCACAGCTGGCTCTGTATTCAATAATGAAAAACAACCAAGCAGCGCTGAGACTGAAAATGAGACTCAAGCCCCCACTCAAAGCATTGAGCCTAACGCGCTCATTCTGGCCGAAGCACTGAGCGACAAGACGATTGGTTGGAAGATACACAATTGCAAAATCACTAAAAAGACGGTCACACAGGATTTACCACTACCGTTTTTATATCATTACGACAGTTTAAATGATGCGATTAAGCAAGCAAATCCGCTCACACCTGCCCTCCTGTCACAGTTCAATACGCCCATGAGCGCTCATGAAGCAGCCAAGCTGATTGGTATTAACGAAGCACTAATCACCAGCCCTTGGCATGTCAAAATCGTGGGGTCATTGGTGGTTTTTAGCGAAGCGTTGCAGTTAGCCGTACGCTTGCATTGGACCAATACAGGCAAAGACACCCAACAGCTTTATACCCAGAATGAAGCAGATGCTATTACAGCCGCTTTTAAAGATTGGCAGTTTTTTGGTCGTATCGATGTACTCTACAAAAATAATAAGCAAACCTTAATCAGTATAGATGAACAAGCTGAAGGCAATGAGCAACTACTTCGTATTGAAGCAAACGCTGATTATCAATGCTTGCCAGCGACTCATGCGTTAGTGGTTATCGCTAAATTGGAAGCGGACAAAATAGAGCTACCTTGGTTCGAGGCGGCGATAGTAGAGCGCGTCGAATAACACCTTATCTTCCAAATACTTACGATGTTATGACTACTATTGACTTGGCATTATCAATGAATAGTTTTCAGTGACTCATATCTAATGGTATGGTAACGACCTAGTATTATTCACTAGTCCTCGCATTTTATAAAAAGCACACTATCAATATTAAAATTGAGGGTGCACATTTTCACAAACCTCGCCTATTTGTAAGGAATATCACATGGATTATCGCTCAAAAACCTCTACTGGCGGCCGTAATATGGCAGGCGCGCGCGCATTATGGCGTGCAACTGGCATGACTGATGGCGACTTTGGTAAACCAATCATTGCGATTGCCAACTCATTTACCCAGTTCGTACCCGGCCATGTGCATTTAAAAGACTTGGGGCAACTGGTCGCACGTGAAATTGAACAAGCAGGCGGCGTGGCTAAAGAGTTCAACACCATTGCAGTCGATGATGGTATTGCCATGGGTCATAGCGGCATGTTGTATTCGCTACCCAGCCGCGACCTAATTGCTGACTCTGTAGAATACATGGTCAATGCTCACTGTGCGGATGCGCTAGTGTGTATCTCTAACTGCGATAAAATCACGCCGGGTATGTTGATGGCAGCCATGCGCCTAAATATTCCAGTAGTGTTTATTTCAGGTGGCCCAATGGAAGCGGGCAAGATTTTAGCCAGCACAGTTGGTAAGAGCCATAATACCGATGGTAGTGACAGTAGTGCGATTCGTAAGCTTGATCTTGTCGATGCCATGATGGACGCTGCTGACGACAGCATTAGTGATGAAGATGTAGCCGCTATCGAAGCCTCTGCCTGCCCAACTTGTGGTTCGTGCTCTGGTATGTTTACTGCTAACTCAATGAACTGCTTGACCGAAGCGTTGGGCTTGGCATTACCGGGTAATGGCTCGTTACTCGCCACCCATTCGCTGCGTCGTGAGCTATTTTTAGAAGCAGGACGCACCATTGTCTCTCTTGCCAAACGTCGCTATGAGCAAGATGATGACTCAGTATTGCCACGCTCCATCGCTAGCAAAGCGGCTTTTGAAAACGCGATGACCTTAGATATCGCCATGGGCGGCTCAACCAATACTATTTTGCATCTGTTAGCGGCTGCTAACGAAGCAGAAGTCGATTTCAAAATGTCAGATATCGATCGTCTAAGTCGCGGTGTACCTTGCCTTGCAAAAGTCGCCCCTGCCTCGCAAAAATACCACATGGAAGATGTGCATCGTGCTGGCGGTGTCTTTGCGTTATTGGCCGAGCTTGATCGTGCTGGATTACTCAAAACTGACGTGCCGACCATACATAGTCCAACGATGAAAGCCGCTATTGATAAGTGGGATATCATGAACCCTGATAATCAAGAGGCTCGCGCACGCTTCCTTGCAGCACCGGGTGGCATACGTACCACTGAGGCATTTTCACAATCAAAAGAATGGTCAAACCTCGACGTCAACCGTGAGTCAGGTTGCATCCGTAGTGCCCAACATGCCTATTCTACAGATGGTGGTTTGGCC
This region of Psychrobacter sp. JCM 18902 genomic DNA includes:
- a CDS encoding cysteine hydrolase family protein, with the translated sequence MNTQALIVVDIQNEYFPQGKLALVGINEAADNAALVIASAREKGHTVIHIRHEMPADAPLFTPGSDGVAINEKVKPVEGEAVVVKHYPNSFRETNLKELLDQQGIKEVTVIGAMSHMCVDATVRAAVDFGYTTTTVHDACATLDLEFNGTKVPAAQAQATIMAAIEFLYGEVIDTQTWIAR
- a CDS encoding MBL fold metallo-hydrolase encodes the protein MNIAKSLTGTTLLSGVMLLTACTTFASPAANSNAVKQTATNTVQFQQIRNATIKLDYSGTTFLVDPMLAAKNAYPGFDGTVNSQIRYPMVDLPMTVAEALKADAIILTHLHADHWDDAARNLVPRDMPIFTQDAADAAIVRKDGFTDVRVLTEQGVVFKGTKINKTIGQHGTDEMYKVAPLAELLGKTMGIVFRKPNYKTVYVVGDTVWNKDVENALTRYNPDAVILNTGYAKLTTFVDDSIIMGKDDVYRAYRFSPNAQIVSVHMDTVNHATLTKAELRRFIEEKHLDKQRALVPNDGQTYKF
- a CDS encoding LLM class flavin-dependent oxidoreductase, with amino-acid sequence MNMPNHSGNTPFVLSVLDNAFTSVGHTVEDTFKEMIALAKLADKRGFQRFWMFEHHAMPGASVPSPQMMVARLTGETERIRLGAGGIMLPNHVPLVIAEQFGMLDAMAPGRIDLGLGRAPGTDVATASALRRHKAANDEFPQQVAELLGFLENSFPKDHPYSEVHAVPGPWQAEQNRVPPSKTAADVWILGSSTYSAHMAAKLGRPYAFALQFGSADVLNAMRIYRENFRPSQFLAKPYCLVSIGAIADEDPVEARRQSTSSAMAMLRMLQRKPFALLPPDEVAAFQGNMQERQIIEQYTDQIIHGTADEVAKGLEDLQEQTGVDEVMLVVQGYSRRAQSRTVELIADHYGMPNH
- a CDS encoding peptidylprolyl isomerase, with the protein product MARTASALHILVKHKEQAEDIIAKLQKGAKFDVLAKRHSTCPSGKKGGSLGEFQQGDMVPPFDKICFSGKLFTPHLVKTKFGWHVVKVLYRT
- a CDS encoding SDR family NAD(P)-dependent oxidoreductase; translation: MANPSKKAINKAVKDKHIIITGASSGIGERTAYLLSECGAHVILLARTEDKLKAVKESIEELGGNASYYPCDLTNMDDIEKVSTQILADFGHVDVLVNNAGRSIRRSVHESIDRFHDFERTMDINYFGAVKIVLGFLPTMIERQTGQIVNISSIGVLANSPRFAAYVASKSALDAFSRCLAAEVKGDNVTITNIFMPLVRTPMIEPTKLYRYMPALMPDEAAIMVAKAIVHKPNSIASNMGKFASATYSLAPAINVGIQSMGYRIFPSTRAGLTTDKKPNLAQRAFARILPGEHH
- a CDS encoding DUF1622 domain-containing protein, whose protein sequence is MIATLAHYIDLIAKIVEVIGVLIMFFGLFFAFYRGIRLTSGFNHETYIEIRQTVGKSILLGLEVLIAADIMATVVTEPTLRSVLVLGFIVLIRTFLSLSLQVELEGKFPWQKENTVFKKEPHTAKVDEL
- the dusB gene encoding tRNA dihydrouridine synthase DusB, which translates into the protein MSTDSPDLPSSLPVSDHPLLQPLNIGGLTIENRLMVAPMAGVTDNPFRRLCKSFGAGHAVSEMIIADTALYARKKSLYRANFDNEIAPISAQIAGAEPDKLAEAARYQIDNGAQIIDINMGCPAKKVCRRLAGSALLQDEDLVARLLDAAVNSVNAPVTLKTRLGYENGRENILRVAKRAEQAGIAAIAIHGRTREDMYTGEARYELIREVKESISIPVIANGDIDSAQKAQRVYELTGCDAVMIGRAAQGQPWIFRDIEHFLRTGEHLDAPSVSQIKEIVLAHLEELYDFYGEYSGCRIARKHIAWYTTGIPNSNAFRQAMYGEESTAGQFRVVEDFLQAHE
- a CDS encoding BCCT family transporter, whose amino-acid sequence is MSKLPRSTILLPVFVPAAAIMLLLVIGTAINPDAAGELFSKVLAFTTDTFGWFYMLAVAIFLMFIIALAFSPYGSIKLGPDHAEAEYKFLEWFAMLFSAGYGIALLFYGVAEPVLHFASPPLSTPQTIEAAKEAMQIAYFHWGFHIWAIYGVVGLSLAYFSFRHGLPLSVRSTLYPLIGDKIYGPIGHTVDVFAIVGTMFGIATSLGLSVAQINAGLNYLLPEMVPVNTTVQVIIIALVTAAALVSVLAGMDKGVKRLSILNMVLATALMLFVFIVGPSIFILNAFMENTGSYLGNIVERTFSLQAYQSSDWIGSWTLFIFAWTIAWAPFVGLFIAKISRGRTIREFVLGVMLVPTLFTFFWFSVFGDTALHMIMVDGYDALISEVQNNQAIALFKLLENLPFTQIVSSLTVLLIITFFVTSSDSGSLVIDSLAAGGRSDTPWWQRSFWVVTEGAVAAVLLIAGGLSALQTAAIVSALPFAIIILISTFGMWRALRIEGHRNQSLANDNHLPPHLLKLDAWRDRIDYITNQPTRDKVLGYIKGTVLSSMHEVAEKFAETGWLPDVNYDEVNNRAVLELRRGDNVEFWYEVRLSEHEIPDYYTEDMANELLQEHHHRAEVYLRRGGQTYDLYGYQSESVINDIIDQFEKYLHFLNVSPDSLPWRMQEHDDDITLEQGSVFDK
- a CDS encoding HIT family protein is translated as MTQANEQAAYDDNNIFAKMLNGDIPYHKVYEDDKTLAFMDIMPQAEGHVLVIPKQKAVDLADLEPEYAAAVLMTAKKVMQAQRQVFAREGIIQMQLNGSEAGQTVFHYHVHLIPSSIHELGRHAVTQAAHTELAETAKQLAAAITV
- the ilvD gene encoding dihydroxy-acid dehydratase, with protein sequence MDYRSKTSTGGRNMAGARALWRATGMTDGDFGKPIIAIANSFTQFVPGHVHLKDLGQLVAREIEQAGGVAKEFNTIAVDDGIAMGHSGMLYSLPSRDLIADSVEYMVNAHCADALVCISNCDKITPGMLMAAMRLNIPVVFISGGPMEAGKILASTVGKSHNTDGSDSSAIRKLDLVDAMMDAADDSISDEDVAAIEASACPTCGSCSGMFTANSMNCLTEALGLALPGNGSLLATHSLRRELFLEAGRTIVSLAKRRYEQDDDSVLPRSIASKAAFENAMTLDIAMGGSTNTILHLLAAANEAEVDFKMSDIDRLSRGVPCLAKVAPASQKYHMEDVHRAGGVFALLAELDRAGLLKTDVPTIHSPTMKAAIDKWDIMNPDNQEARARFLAAPGGIRTTEAFSQSKEWSNLDVNRESGCIRSAQHAYSTDGGLAVLYGNIAERGCVVKTAGVDDSILVFTGRARLFESQDDAVAAVLADEIVAGDVVIIRYEGPKGGPGMQEMLYPTTYLKSKGLGKECALLTDGRFSGGTSGLSIGHASPEAAEGGAIGLVEEGDTIHIDIPNRTINMQVSDADLATRREAMEARGRDAWKPVSRDRHVTPALRAYAAMTTSADTGAVRDVSQVER